GTCTATTTTAAAATTGGTTACTGGGATTTTCTTGCATGATTGTTTTCGTATCAGTGACTTAAAGTAGTttccatattattattaatcacaGTATGTCTCAGTATCAGTTATCGTGACTAGGtatgggacgatactgaaatttggtgATTATCATGGTCAAATTTATTAAGATTAATGGTTATGTCACAATAATTCTTAAAGTCgtagacagtttaaaaatggtctggatatgaataattcgAATTTTAATATTAAGAATAAGCtccatatctgtgtaatccctcaatggtccaggtatgatccatagtaaaagaaatattcaaatcgGTCaactgaccagagctgaagaagtggcttggatgaccATCAAAACGTGTTCACTCCTACGTTTTGTCCACTGTTAGAGTGTTGTGCTTTTTTATCAGTGAACAACAATGGTCTAGAAGAGAACATTATGGAGAAATggctttttttttgcacattctggtgatataatggaATAACCATCTTTGCTGGCGATTATCATGGATATATAAAATGTCACGATAAATGTATTGTGTGTAATTGTTCATTGCCCCATCCCTAATTGTGACAGgcctctatatatatatatacacacaattaCATTATCATAATCAAACCTCGAAAATTTGATTGAAACCAAATCTCACCATGACTTTCCTGTTGTCCAGGGCCTTGGTGTGCTCCTCAAACTCCACTCCGATCGTGAAATTCACTTCATAATTCCTGAAGGTGCTCAGCGTCTTTGTCTCAAACTTGTCTCCATTTTGGACAATCACTTTGGTCTGGTGAAGGTGGGCGGCGATCTTTCTGGTGGCAAAGTCAATGTCTACAGAACACAATAGAGAGATAAAGTTAATTAGACTAGTTGAAAGTAATGGCATTTATTGATTATGTGGTTCGTGTGTGTTCAGTtcgagtttatttttattgtacttttaaaataacttccgacccaagtgcttcacataaaagtcaacaaaaaacaaatatacagaaaacATGATGCATAAGAAAAGAACAACAGAAACCAAGAtgtcctgtctagctagtattaaatgccagggagaagaggtgggttttcagtgtaTTCTTAAACtacgttaaagactgagaggaacagacaggcagagggcgctgttccatagtctggacgctgccacagaaaagactTGTGTATATTATGCCAGGGCTAATGACACTGTAAGACAAAGAAAAAGTTCCATATATAGCCTTTTCCCATTCTTTTTAAACATGGAGGTTACCTTGATGAGTGAGAACTTGAACAGACAAAATGTTAAGAGAAGCCTATTAGTTGATGGTAGAGTTGGGGTAGAGCcattttcttttaatatatatatccTCATTCTGTCCTCTAATTATACTGTGATGATAGTGTAGCCTGTCCATCTAATTAAGCCAAATCTGCTAAACATTaaattttgatttttctttaaataGCACATACACTCTCTAAAATAGATCAAATAATCAATAAGCAAAATGTGTCATTAATTGACCAACAAGCTTGCACATGTCTGCTCCTGCCCATTGCCGACTCGctccactttttttctttttttccctccctttttaccattttaaactcCAAATCACGAGTAAATGTATGAAATTTTGACAGTAAAGAGCGCTGGAGGTTGGATTGTGAAATGTAATGCACAAATACAAATTGAGgaagtgtttcatttttttcacttttttcatcttgagcattttgagctttggagatgtagacaggctaataataaaaggttactcaaacacatcCGCCAcacactccaggtatgtttttgaggaggggaCCTTTAACCTTCAGCAATGTTTTGAACCTAGAGTCAATTGTTAGACCAATTTGATATGTTGTTCATGTGCTGTAACTGTACTTTCAGTTGAACCTACCTTATTTCAATTACTTCTCCCATGTTTGATCTCTCGTCTAATCCGTCCCTGACTCCCGATGTTTTGACAGCGTGattttttcctttaaaaatgACCTTGCTATGAGTCCAGACCGGCTTAAATGAGCTCTCCCTGCCCCTCGCTTCAGCATATGACCCAATCACCCCACCATTTTGATATTCACATCCCCCTTTGCCCTTAAGTGAGAATTCAATTTCCGCCCATCGCATTCCAGATGAGGTGCCTATATTTTCCCATCTAAATGATTGCTTGAGCCATTTCCATACGGATGTCTTTTCCACGTACACCTGCTGGGAATAAGAGGCTGCAGACGATATTACGCATGCACAGTTACCCACATAATCGTATCAAGGTTGTATTGTGAATTGCAGATAGCTGTGAATTATGAAACGGTTTGGGATCAAAGAAATGTCAAATGGGCGGCAGATAGtagctttttcttttcttttcttttttttattgtaatattaaaGACATTACAAGCAATAAAAGACATTGGACTTTTTGACTTATGAGTATGGAGTGCATACATTAAGGTTTGAAAGGGGTAACGAGATGATAAGAATGGTATCTGTTCTTCTTGTATTGAAGTGTGTGTGCGCGTATGGGTAGgtgacatagactgtatatataaatggacatagctaacctgctagcctacgcgtttcaaataggaagtgatcatgggcacgcttttggctccatcgactttcgCTCTAATTAAGTTTACATTacaaaactgtcgcccctctctctgtaactgctgcagtgagcctcattattttgatcttaaaatgtttgtattaacccgctctacgtgatcctgatttttatttctctattgtgtccgtaatgcaagatgtgaacattaataagagacaaatcagatgccttctttccccgaggtcgcccccgctagtgttagcaacaggtttgattgacagtgttgctaagtgcccgctctctgccaaaccagcagtgtgggcgggaagggggattatcttcaacagcttcactccagattggctctttggttgctatgatacttgcattcagaattcctaatattgATCtcactcctataactgctagccttgatgtgTTTCATTTGTCTGTAGGCAAATgcttccttagtccacttctttatacagtctatggtaggtAACGAATGAAACAGAAGTAagaaaaattttaaaagaaaaaaaaattgaatgaagtttacattttttcatatacTCCCTTTTCTACATACGTAATGATGCTTTTTTTTGTgaagttaaaggtcctgtaccagaTTTCTTAAGTACTATTTGTCTTGTTGCTTTACAGATATAtcgtatgagcagctcttgaccTCAAAATAAggccgctgtgtgctgtcttcaTCTATTTAgatagcattttattgtctgattatTAAGAGGtgtacgttagcatgctagtgttgTCAAGATTACCATGATAAAACTCCACTCTAGTCTCTGGGAGTTGTAAAAAGCACGTTTAAACCagcggtggaaggtaacaaagtacaattaggctaagtatatatattttttatcaatctgtatgttacttaagtacattttaaagtggatatttttttcttttacttcactacatttgagagcaggtttctgtactttctactccactacatttttgaactggactgaaaagttaaaagtacttttcatatgatttgaggaggtaacatcctgactaaagttttgaaCACCTTTGGGTGAAACACTTAagtttttattcttaaagtaaatttttaaacaagtacttaaatacttttacttaagccatgttattctttttattttatttgagtaacgttttacctttatatctgtaattttacttaattaacaacactgagtacttcatccatcactgttataaactcatcatggtgaataattaggatgttcaaaaATTcttatgaaatgaaatgaaattaattttattttgagtatgttcataaatcatgtagTACATGTCCAttacagtccataaaataaaataaaaaatcatccacaaaaacattgaaaattcTCAAAAGGGATGTGGGaagaagtgaggaataactctgcaccactgcaaactgtttaaaattaacctTTAATTGTTTACTCTCCCTGTCAGCTCCTTTTTTTCCTGCTTCTTGTTTTATcgtttaatgaatttgtgcttAAAAATTCTGGCGTTCCTTGAGGCGTCCCCAGATGTGCCTTGGAAAAAAAGTAGGCCTAAAGAATACTTAACAATTTTAGTGTCCTCCTGACCCACTTCTACACCAAAATGAATGCAAAATGATCACTATTATTACAATTAAAAACACTGACACAAACAATTATTTCTACATTAGCTATAGGCCTTTTTGTacgtgacacttggttgctatgccgacaagttgatgtgaaatTTCTattgtcagttactggtctgttttggagactggctctagtgaggcTACTGTACTTTTGCTCCTGTTCTGGCCTATAGTGgcctttgtgttcagaaaataaacaaccagaagtaATTTGGAGTATTTCCTTATACCAAAACACTACAATATTTTGCCATATCAACGTTTTGAGTTCAGCCCCAAAAGAACCTCACTTGTGCTACATGTATGAAATGTGTAGTAGTAATTATGAGTGGTGCAGTTTTTCTTGATATAATGAGCGTCCAATAAAAGCATATACTATAATGGTGCTATAATAATGTACATATACAAGTTATAACAACAGCAACTTACCCAGGGCCTTCATAACCTcttcaaagttctcattttTCACCATCTCCCAGCGTCCATTATAATCAGCCGGCATTTTCACTGTAGTTGGAAGTTTAAGTTAGACCCTGGACTGGTTTGACTTGAGGTCTGTTTGGCTGAAAGAGAGAAGTAGATCCTGGGCCCATCCCTTTTTATACACTATTCCAAtctgcgtgtgcgtgtgtgggtgtgcgtgcgtgtgtgtgcgcagaGCAAAGGACAGCGTACGACCATGTTTTAAAGTTCAGTTCAATGTTTGCACAACCCCTGA
This Periophthalmus magnuspinnatus isolate fPerMag1 chromosome 13, fPerMag1.2.pri, whole genome shotgun sequence DNA region includes the following protein-coding sequences:
- the LOC117380203 gene encoding retinol-binding protein 2-like; translation: MPADYNGRWEMVKNENFEEVMKALDIDFATRKIAAHLHQTKVIVQNGDKFETKTLSTFRNYEVNFTIGVEFEEHTKALDNRKVMTLVTWDGDKLICVQKGEKENRGWKHWIEDDMLHLEIFAEGKVCHQVFKKA